In the Malus domestica chromosome 16, GDT2T_hap1 genome, one interval contains:
- the LOC103425433 gene encoding uncharacterized protein isoform X1 produces the protein MAAAAQGSSLLRSCRSRPCTTRTTLSPFGPYPFLSPLTPIGASSKQLKLSNSRTGRVVSAVVSEENAIQSSFSGTDGFKLTYLEGNSWLWDVGGVKILVDPILVGNLDFGIPWLYDAAKKFLKNFQLSDIPEVDCLLITQSLDDHCHLKTLKPLSEKYPNLRVIATPNAKALLDPLFSNVTYLEPGQSSIIEAGNGSTVKVQATAGPVLGPPWQRPENGYLVIYPEGKSTLYYEPHCVYNTSSLEKERANIIITPVIKQLLPKFTLVSGQEDAVRLAKLLNAKFIVPMTNGDLDAKGLLASLVSAEGTIESFKELLSKELPDAQVLQPTPGVPLEIPLPPNLP, from the exons ATGGCAGCCGCCGCTCAGGGCAGCTCTCTTCTCCGCTCCTGCCGCAGCAGACCATGCACAACCAGAACAACCCTATCCCCTTTCGGTCCCtatccctttctctctcctctcaccCCCATTGGCGCAAGCTCCAAACAGTTGAAGCTTTCGAATTCCAG GACTGGTAGGGTTGTTTCTGCTGTGGTTTCTGAGGAAAACGCAATTCAATCAAGTTTCTCTGGCACCGATGGGTTCAAGCTCACTTATTTGGAG GGGAATAGTTGGTTGTGGGATGTGGGTGGGGTGAAAATACTGGTGGATCCAATCTTGGTGGGTAATTTGGATTTTGGAATCCCCTGGCTTTATGATGCTGCGAAGAAGTTTTTGAAGAATTTCCAG TTAAGTGATATTCCAGAAGTTGATTGCTTGCTTATTACACAAAGTCTTGATGATCACTGCCATTTGAAGACATTAAAGCCCCTCTCCGAAAAGTACCCGAATCTTAGAGTAATAGCTACACCAAATGCCAAGGCCTTGTTGGATCCCCTTTTCAGCAAT GTCACATATCTAGAACCTGGCCAGAGCTCCATTATTGAAGCAGGAAATGGTTCTACAGTCAAAGTTCAGGCCACTGCAGGGCCAGTTCTAGGTCCTCCTTGGCAGCGCCCTGAAAATGG ATATCTTGTCATTTATCCAGAAGGGAAATCTACACTTTACTATGAACCCCATTGTGTATACAATACAAGTTCACTCGAGAAGGAAAGAGCTAACATTATTATCACACCGGTCATAAAGCAGCTTCTGCCTAAATTTACCTTGGTCTCTGGACAAGAAGATGCAGTTCGACTTGCAAAGCTGCTGAATGCCAA GTTCATTGTCCCGATGACAAATGGGGACTTGGATGCCAAGGGGCTTCTTGCTAGTTTAGTTTCGGCTGAAGGAACAATCGAATCATTCAAG GAACTTTTGTCCAAGGAATTACCAGATGCACAGGTACTGCAGCCTACTCCTGGTGTACCGCTAGAAATCCCGCTACCTCCAAATCTTCCGTAA
- the LOC103425433 gene encoding uncharacterized protein isoform X2, which yields MGSSSLIWSWLWDVGGVKILVDPILVGNLDFGIPWLYDAAKKFLKNFQLSDIPEVDCLLITQSLDDHCHLKTLKPLSEKYPNLRVIATPNAKALLDPLFSNVTYLEPGQSSIIEAGNGSTVKVQATAGPVLGPPWQRPENGYLVIYPEGKSTLYYEPHCVYNTSSLEKERANIIITPVIKQLLPKFTLVSGQEDAVRLAKLLNAKFIVPMTNGDLDAKGLLASLVSAEGTIESFKELLSKELPDAQVLQPTPGVPLEIPLPPNLP from the exons ATGGGTTCAAGCTCACTTATTTGGAG TTGGTTGTGGGATGTGGGTGGGGTGAAAATACTGGTGGATCCAATCTTGGTGGGTAATTTGGATTTTGGAATCCCCTGGCTTTATGATGCTGCGAAGAAGTTTTTGAAGAATTTCCAG TTAAGTGATATTCCAGAAGTTGATTGCTTGCTTATTACACAAAGTCTTGATGATCACTGCCATTTGAAGACATTAAAGCCCCTCTCCGAAAAGTACCCGAATCTTAGAGTAATAGCTACACCAAATGCCAAGGCCTTGTTGGATCCCCTTTTCAGCAAT GTCACATATCTAGAACCTGGCCAGAGCTCCATTATTGAAGCAGGAAATGGTTCTACAGTCAAAGTTCAGGCCACTGCAGGGCCAGTTCTAGGTCCTCCTTGGCAGCGCCCTGAAAATGG ATATCTTGTCATTTATCCAGAAGGGAAATCTACACTTTACTATGAACCCCATTGTGTATACAATACAAGTTCACTCGAGAAGGAAAGAGCTAACATTATTATCACACCGGTCATAAAGCAGCTTCTGCCTAAATTTACCTTGGTCTCTGGACAAGAAGATGCAGTTCGACTTGCAAAGCTGCTGAATGCCAA GTTCATTGTCCCGATGACAAATGGGGACTTGGATGCCAAGGGGCTTCTTGCTAGTTTAGTTTCGGCTGAAGGAACAATCGAATCATTCAAG GAACTTTTGTCCAAGGAATTACCAGATGCACAGGTACTGCAGCCTACTCCTGGTGTACCGCTAGAAATCCCGCTACCTCCAAATCTTCCGTAA